In Drechmeria coniospora strain ARSEF 6962 chromosome 03, whole genome shotgun sequence, the DNA window CTTTTCGAAGccgattttttttttttgcatCTAGGCACCATGAGCGCCGACAAGATGGACGTCGAAATGGCGGAGCAGAGGATGAACTCGCTCGAGCACAGCGAGCAGCACTACTTCAAGAGGtaacccccctcccctccatcGCGTCCATGCACCCTTCTGTATGCGCGGCGAACCGAGATCTTTTGCATTCCACATGTCCGCTCAACCGATGCAACACCACCGAATACAACCGGATTCGATCCATCGATCCGTCGTCCATCCCTCCGTTCGTCGTTGTGCCAGCCTACCTGCCTGCCCACCCTCCAACGATGCTACAAGTTCGTTGCTAACAAGCCGTTGTTGACAGCTACGACCACCACGGTATGGATGATACGACGCCGGCATGATGCCCGATCTGAGCCACAGCTAACCCCGAGTCTCCCCCTCGAAAAGGCATACACGAGGAAATGCTGGTGCggctcctccccccccccccctcccgtGTCCCCTACCGTCGCTTCCCCGCCGCTGTCGCGCAAAGTCCTCACGCGGATAACCCCGCTATAAATTTTGCGTTGCTGCCCACCCGGACGACGAGATGTTGCTAACGTAATTGATCTGCGCAGAAAGATGAGGTCCGCACGCGGTCGTACATGAATGCCATCGTCCAGAACAAGCACATTTTCAAGGACaaggtcgtcctcgacgtcggatGCGGTACCGCCATCCTGTCCATGTACGTCTCCCCCGCCCCGATGGCACGATTCTACCGTCTGGTCCGGTCTGGACCTGGTGCAACCATCCCCGTTCCGTGAAATTCTCTAAGCCTTGTTTGCCCGCTCCAGGTtcgccgccaaggccggcgcAAAGCacgtcatcggcgtcgacatgTCCTCCATCATCTTCAAGGCCCGCGAGATCGTCAAGACCAACGGCCTGTCCGACAAGATCACCCTCATCCAGGGCAAGATGGAGGAGGTCAAGCTGCCCTTTCCCAAGGTCGACATCATCATCTCGGAGTGGATGGGCTATTTCCTGCTCTACGAATCCATGCTCGACACCGTCCTCTACGCCCGTGATACCTACCTCGAGAAGGACGGCTTGATCTTCCCCGACAAGGCCACCATCTTCTTTGCCGgcatcgaggacggcgactACAAGGAGGAGAAGATCGGATGTAAGTCGACCCTTCGGTTCTcgaaccccccctcccccacgGCCCCCGAGCTCACACGCTTTCCAGTCTGGGATAACGTCTACGGCTTCGACTACACCCCCCTTAAGGAGACGGCCCTCTCGGAGCCTctcgtcgacaccgtcgaCCTCAAGaccgtcgtcaccgaccCCACTCCCGTCCTCACCCTTGATCTCTACACgtgcaccgtcgccgacctggCCTTCACCACCAACTTCAAGCTCTCCGTCAAGCGCGACGACTTCATCCACGCCCTCGTCTCGTGGTTCGACATTGACTTTACTGCCTGCCACAAGCCCATCCGCTTCTCCACCGGCCCCCACACCAAATACACGCACTGGAAGCAGACCGTCTTCTACTTCAAGGATGTCCTGACCGTccaggagggcgaggaggtcgagTGCAAGCTCCTCGTCAAGCCCAACACCAAAAACCGCCGAGATCTCGACATCGAGGTCGAGTACGAGTTCGAGACGGGCGACGCCACCCGGACCGCTCGGGGCAAGTGTGACTACCGCATGTGctgagctcctcgtcgctcctCCTTGGCGGATCGAGGCCTGCATCTTTGGGTCGGGCGGGGTACGTGAACGAGCACGTACCGAGGTAGACGAGGGGGCACCACGGCGCATTTCATTTTCTCTTGTTCAGGACATCCATATCGATTGCATTGCACCTTCGATGGGGTGGCATTTGTTTTGTCAAAATGAGGAAGATTTGAGGATAATCGGCATGGACGCGGCGTGACAGATGAAAAAAGATACCTTGGATGAGGAAGGGGGGCTTGGCCAGATAATCGTCAATGGACCGGCATCTCTGCGTACCTTTCCCCTTGTGCCCAACGACCTGCCTTGTTTCACTTTTGCCCCATTCGCTCGCCCGCACCTCGCGCGGAGGAGCTAggtccgtccgtccgcctACGGCAGCGGCATCTACCGGCGAATACGTGGTATACTCTTACATACGTATCTTGGTCGTGTCAAGAAAATGACAGTAGCCTGCGGTGCCTTCCCACGTCGAGTCGTCGAGTCGACGTCTGTTCGAAACGATTCAATGCTTTTATGATTCTCCCCGCTCACCCGTGCGTATTGAGCGTCATCGACTGATCGGCCTTCCCATCGTCCACCCACACCCCGGATCCATCGACTCCTTGTCTTGCCATTTCAAAATCATCATCCTCTGTGAATCCTGACCCTGCGTGCCAGCAACCTATCGCCAGCGCGTGTTGCTTTTGCGCCGGGGCATGGcgtggcggccgcctcgtacCGACAGCCCGTCGCCCTACGAGCCGAACTGTCTGACGATGCTGGCCACCTTGctggcgagctcgtcggcctcggaccgcgtggccgcctcggcgtaGACGCGGCACGCGTTCTCGGTGCCGCTGGCGCGGGCAAAGGAGCGGCCCGACGTGTACTTCTTGACCACCTGGTCAATCTCCTCCTGGGCACCCGGCGGGTGGCTGAGGcgccgctcggcgtcggtcgCCTGGAAGAGGTCCTTgttgccgacctcgacgcggACGAGCCGGTTGGGCAGGTCGGCGTAGGTCATGGCCCAGTCCTTGAGGGTCCAAGACTTGTGGGCGAGgatgacctcgacgaggagcatgTCGGTgatggcgtcgccgaccgTCTGGTTGATgaggtcgccgacggccgcgagcGTGTCGAGCGCGTCCTTCTGGGCAGGCGACTGCGGTTCCTTCTCGTGGAAGATGCGCATCGCCTCCTGggagaagacgacggtgccgtggCCGTTGGCCTCGAAGTAGACGCCCACGTCGAACTGGCAGGCGGCGTGGTGCAGGTGCTTGACGCCGGTGGGGGTGAAGACGACGGGGAGGTGCAGGTGCTTTTCAATGTAGCTTGTGCTGGCGCCATTGGCGTACGCCGTCTGGACAACGCCGATGcggacctcgtcgtcgaggccggccgagtGGATGAGGTTGCCgatgaaggaggcggcgagggaggagaTGCGGTCTCCGTCGAGCATGAAGAAGCCGGTGTCTGGGTCGATCCAGTAGTAGATGAGccggtcggcatcgccgtcaaAGGCGCAGCAGCGAGCGCCGGGAACAGGCTTCGGGTTCTGAGGCGCGCGCTGCTTGGTCTTTACGAAGTCGGCACCGCACTGTACCTCCCTGTTAGTGGCCGGCCGGACCATCGCTCTCGTTCGTGGGGTGGCGGTGGGGAGCTGGTTACCTCGAGGTTGAGAACCTCGGGCCggaggacgtcgtcgttgaCAACGTTGACGTCGAAGCCGGTCACGTCCTTGGGGATGAGCTTGAGCATCTCGGCGAACTTGggcccgccgacgccgttggCGCAGTCGACGGTGAGCTGGCCTTGGATCTTCCGGCCTCGCAGGGCGCGGACGAAGGCGTCGGAGAACTTCTCGTAGTAGCCGGCCTCGCTGGTGTGGCCGTACGACTTGGGCGTGCCCTCGGTGTTGACGCAACGGGTCAGGTAGTGCAGCTGGGGCGTCGTGAGAATCTTGTAGTCGGTGTGCTCGGTGCCGGTggcgtcgagggccgcggcgagggcgacgacgaggccgtggccGGAGGGACGAGTGTCGCGGCCGTagacgacgcggccggggCTCGATAGGTCAATCTTCAGCTGCTGAGCAAGTGCTTTGAAGCAGTCGAGCAGCTCTTGGTGGGTGGAGCAGTTGACGAGGCGGGTGGCGTGGGCCTCCCACTCCTGCTCCAGCATGTCGC includes these proteins:
- a CDS encoding protein arginine N-methyltransferase 1 encodes the protein MSADKMDVEMAEQRMNSLEHSEQHYFKSYDHHANPESPPRKGIHEEMLKDEVRTRSYMNAIVQNKHIFKDKVVLDVGCGTAILSMFAAKAGAKHVIGVDMSSIIFKAREIVKTNGLSDKITLIQGKMEEVKLPFPKVDIIISEWMGYFLLYESMLDTVLYARDTYLEKDGLIFPDKATIFFAGIEDGDYKEEKIGFWDNVYGFDYTPLKETALSEPLVDTVDLKTVVTDPTPVLTLDLYTCTVADLAFTTNFKLSVKRDDFIHALVSWFDIDFTACHKPIRFSTGPHTKYTHWKQTVFYFKDVLTVQEGEEVECKLLVKPNTKNRRDLDIEVEYEFETGDATRTARGKCDYRMC
- a CDS encoding N-acetylglucosamine-phosphate mutase, which gives rise to MDEQILAASARYPIVEGQTYKYGTAGFRMKADLLTGVAFRVGLLAGLRSRKLNGQAIGVMMTASHNPAMDNGVKIVDPMGDMLEQEWEAHATRLVNCSTHQELLDCFKALAQQLKIDLSSPGRVVYGRDTRPSGHGLVVALAAALDATGTEHTDYKILTTPQLHYLTRCVNTEGTPKSYGHTSEAGYYEKFSDAFVRALRGRKIQGQLTVDCANGVGGPKFAEMLKLIPKDVTGFDVNVVNDDVLRPEVLNLECGADFVKTKQRAPQNPKPVPGARCCAFDGDADRLIYYWIDPDTGFFMLDGDRISSLAASFIGNLIHSAGLDDEVRIGVVQTAYANGASTSYIEKHLHLPVVFTPTGVKHLHHAACQFDVGVYFEANGHGTVVFSQEAMRIFHEKEPQSPAQKDALDTLAAVGDLINQTVGDAITDMLLVEVILAHKSWTLKDWAMTYADLPNRLVRVEVGNKDLFQATDAERRLSHPPGAQEEIDQVVKKYTSGRSFARASGTENACRVYAEAATRSEADELASKVASIVRQFGS